In the genome of Oncorhynchus clarkii lewisi isolate Uvic-CL-2024 chromosome 4, UVic_Ocla_1.0, whole genome shotgun sequence, one region contains:
- the LOC139406744 gene encoding mediator of RNA polymerase II transcription subunit 8, with amino-acid sequence MQQREEKLLEASVESLISRVAHLKNALHSFIYKLENEYERLTWPSVLDNFALLSGQLNTINKLLRNEKTPSFRQQVIIPLLLSPDRDEELAKLTEQRVPVFSHEIVPDHLRTKPDPEVEEQEKQLSAEAARIGPEVAQKQIQTLNKLCSNLLEKLNNPRDDRDAESAAIRQNKPSFNTADTNALVAAVGFGKGLSKCRPPGPVAPGHPGQGPMMSGGPTLQQVTIGGGSGQQQGMGPGAPQQQGQAGKMPSNIKTNIKAASSMHPYNR; translated from the exons ATGCAG CAACGGGAAGAAAAATTACTGGAAGCATCCGTGGAATCCCTTATTTCCCGCGTGGCACATCTCAAAAACGCTCTTCACAGTTTCATCTACAAGTTGGAAAACGAGTATGAACGACTGACATG gccctcagtgTTGGACAACTTTGCCCTCCTGTCCGGTCAGTTGAATACCATCAATAAACTGTTGCGGAATGAGAAGACACCATCTTTCCGTCAGCAGGTCATCATCCCCCTTCTGCTGTCTCCAGACAGGGATGAGGAACTAGCT AAACTGACAGAGCAGCGTGTGCCCGTGTTCAGCCATGAGATTGTGCCAGATCACCTGCGCACCAAGCCTGATCCTGAGGTGGAGGAGCAGGAGAAACAGCTGAGTGCAGAAGCTGCCCGGATAGGACCTGAGGTGGCACAG AAACAAATCCAGACACTGAATAAACTATGCTCAAATCTACTGGAGAAACTGAACAATCCTCGCGATGACAGGGATGCAGAAAGTGCAG CTATACGGCAAAACAAACCATCATTCAACACTGCTGACACCAATGCACTAGTGGCAGCGGTGGGCTTTGGCAAGGGGCTTTCAAAGTGCAGGCCCCCTGGGCCCGTTGCCCCTGGTCACCCAGGACAAGGACCCATGATGAGTGGAGGTCCCACCTTACAGCAAGTTACCATTGGTGGGGGTTCAGGCCAGCAGCAAGGCATGGGGCCTGGTGCTCCTCAGCAACAGGGACAGGCAG GGAAAATGCCAAGCAACATCAAGACGAACATCAAGGCTGCCTCCTCAATGCATCCTTACAACCGATAA